Proteins from one Paraburkholderia sp. BL10I2N1 genomic window:
- a CDS encoding VOC family protein: protein MSHPASAAMPPFHLAFPVHSLEAARSFYGDLLGCSEGRSSPEWVDFNFYGHQIVAHLSPDEAGHRNTSAVDGDNVPVRHFGAVLSMEQWEAAAGKLRAAGTKFIIEPHIRFKGEVGEQATMFFLDPSGNAVEFKAFADMASLFAK, encoded by the coding sequence ATGAGTCATCCAGCCAGCGCAGCCATGCCCCCGTTTCATCTCGCGTTTCCTGTCCATAGCCTCGAAGCGGCGCGCAGCTTCTATGGCGACCTCCTCGGTTGCTCCGAAGGCCGCAGTTCGCCGGAATGGGTCGACTTCAATTTCTATGGCCACCAGATCGTTGCGCATTTGTCGCCGGACGAAGCGGGACACCGAAACACGAGCGCAGTAGATGGCGACAACGTTCCGGTTCGCCACTTCGGCGCAGTGCTTTCCATGGAACAGTGGGAAGCGGCCGCGGGCAAGCTTCGCGCCGCCGGCACAAAGTTCATCATCGAGCCGCACATCCGCTTCAAGGGCGAAGTCGGCGAACAGGCGACCATGTTCTTCCTGGATCCGTCGGGCAATGCGGTGGAGTTCAAGGCGTTCGCCGACATGGCGTCGCTGTTCGCCAAGTAA
- a CDS encoding D-glycerate dehydrogenase, producing the protein MKHVVAYRSLPPAVLGLLREHCSVDLVDVSSGDLAPFRCALGTAHGMVGNNLKITPEILDAAPLLQVASTISAGFDAFDVPELSRRGIVLTNTPEEVTETTADLVFSLILATARRISELADWTRRGQWKRTVSEAQFGVDVHHKTLGIVGLGRIGNAVARRAALGFGMDVIYSNRSRNPEAEERYGAQWRPLPELLATADFVCVLVPLSPATERLIGSAELGTMKPSAILINCARGQVVDEAALIAHLREGRILAAGLDVFEREPVSPDSPLLQLPNVVAVPHIGSATQQTRENMAMRAVRNLVDALDGKLSSTCVNPEALEARSSARQNTV; encoded by the coding sequence ATGAAGCATGTCGTGGCTTATCGTTCGTTGCCTCCTGCTGTGCTGGGGCTTCTTCGTGAGCACTGCTCCGTCGATCTGGTCGACGTTTCGTCCGGTGACCTCGCGCCGTTCAGGTGCGCCTTGGGCACGGCTCACGGGATGGTCGGCAACAATCTCAAGATAACGCCCGAGATCCTTGATGCGGCGCCCTTACTTCAGGTCGCCTCCACCATTTCGGCCGGCTTCGATGCCTTCGATGTCCCCGAACTCTCGCGTCGCGGCATCGTTCTGACCAACACGCCGGAAGAAGTCACCGAAACCACCGCCGATCTCGTGTTCAGCCTGATCCTCGCGACCGCCCGGCGTATTTCCGAACTTGCCGACTGGACGCGTCGCGGCCAGTGGAAGCGAACGGTCAGCGAGGCGCAATTCGGTGTCGACGTGCATCACAAAACGCTTGGAATCGTCGGCCTTGGGCGCATTGGCAACGCGGTCGCGAGGCGCGCCGCCCTCGGCTTCGGCATGGACGTGATCTATTCCAACCGCTCCCGCAACCCCGAAGCCGAGGAGCGCTACGGCGCGCAATGGCGCCCGCTGCCCGAACTACTCGCGACTGCGGATTTCGTCTGCGTGCTCGTGCCGCTATCTCCCGCCACGGAGCGCCTGATCGGCAGCGCCGAGCTCGGGACCATGAAGCCGTCGGCCATTCTCATCAACTGTGCTCGCGGACAGGTCGTCGACGAAGCCGCCCTCATTGCGCATCTGCGTGAAGGCCGCATTCTCGCCGCCGGCCTCGATGTGTTCGAACGCGAACCCGTGTCGCCGGACTCGCCGCTGCTCCAGCTCCCCAATGTGGTAGCGGTGCCGCATATCGGCTCCGCTACGCAACAGACGCGCGAGAACATGGCCATGCGCGCGGTACGCAATCTCGTCGACGCGCTCGACGGCAAGCTCTCGTCGACCTGTGTCAATCCCGAAGCGCTCGAGGCCCGCTCGTCCGCGCGACAGAACACCGTCTGA
- a CDS encoding LysR family transcriptional regulator — MIRELKTFIAIARDGTFSAAGDSLGLTQSAVSAQIQKLEQVLGTQLFERTKRTAILNDDGQNALPVAQEIVALFDSLVNRPGLQATAPLLLVGAIASAQPVLLTRALASLRQRIPNARVRVLPGVSLSLLGDVGAGNIDLALMIKPPFALPPELVWQPLLNEPFLLALPPGSKYSDWREALRHEPFVRYDRASFGGRLVEQFLRRKRIAVNESLELDELDAIAGAVEAGIGVALIPHTHTHGGGRFNFRVLPIDEPRFVREVGLVRLRKREGDASVLALAEALEAVAQELG; from the coding sequence ATGATCCGAGAACTCAAGACCTTTATCGCGATTGCCCGGGACGGTACGTTCTCGGCCGCGGGAGATAGCCTGGGGCTTACCCAGTCGGCAGTCAGTGCGCAGATCCAGAAGCTGGAACAGGTGCTGGGGACGCAGCTTTTCGAGCGAACAAAGCGCACGGCCATTCTTAACGATGACGGCCAGAACGCGCTCCCGGTCGCTCAGGAGATCGTCGCGCTGTTCGATTCGCTCGTGAACCGTCCTGGCCTGCAGGCCACGGCGCCGTTGCTGCTCGTGGGTGCTATCGCGTCTGCGCAGCCGGTGTTGCTCACGCGCGCGCTGGCGTCGCTGCGCCAGCGCATTCCCAACGCGCGTGTGCGGGTGTTGCCCGGCGTCTCCCTAAGCCTGCTCGGCGATGTCGGCGCAGGCAATATCGACCTGGCTCTGATGATCAAGCCGCCGTTCGCACTGCCGCCCGAACTTGTCTGGCAGCCGCTTCTGAACGAGCCGTTTCTTCTCGCGCTGCCGCCCGGCAGCAAGTATTCCGACTGGCGAGAAGCACTGCGCCACGAGCCCTTCGTGCGTTACGATCGCGCGTCGTTTGGCGGCCGGTTAGTCGAGCAGTTCTTGCGCCGCAAGCGCATTGCAGTCAACGAAAGCCTCGAACTCGACGAACTCGACGCAATTGCCGGGGCAGTGGAGGCGGGCATCGGCGTGGCGCTAATACCGCACACCCATACCCACGGAGGCGGTCGGTTCAATTTCAGGGTATTGCCGATCGATGAGCCCCGCTTCGTGCGCGAAGTCGGGCTTGTCCGTCTGAGAAAGCGCGAAGGCGATGCAAGCGTACTGGCGCTTGCCGAAGCGCTGGAAGCAGTGGCTCAGGAACTGGGCTGA
- a CDS encoding ATP-binding protein, protein MLTSQILVFAVYLNFIQKPRVDDGAALVASQIRILDRLLSVLPDDQRNRQLLEMNGAPQGELPPPQAHDGLPPDYMAHRFFARLASELALDEQLRWERDGHRIWVRLHVQDMHYWVGLRGTSAMSSTLPWALIGLLLSAATLPALGAYLIHRPVEQALRRLARAAGTIERGVWPEAVPVSGPRELATVAEAFNRMASTLEDLEATRAEMLAGISHDIRTPLTKLRMAIFAPESFEAPAASAERFVEEIDTIVQQFIDFARGWDSEPATHGDLNALIEQLAADYAGLGRTFELSLAELPPVAFRPVGMQRLLMNLMQNAVVYGQVGLAVRTTMDARSVTIAVEDRGPGVPQELLSLIKQPFRRGSEADRKGGSGLGLAIAEHVAQQHGGTLDLFQNAPSGLKAVVQIPIP, encoded by the coding sequence ATGCTGACAAGTCAGATCCTGGTCTTTGCCGTCTATCTGAACTTTATCCAGAAGCCAAGAGTTGACGATGGGGCAGCGCTCGTGGCATCGCAGATCCGGATCCTGGACCGGCTGTTGTCAGTCCTGCCGGACGACCAGCGAAACCGGCAACTGCTCGAAATGAACGGAGCGCCCCAGGGTGAACTGCCGCCGCCACAGGCTCACGACGGGTTGCCTCCCGACTACATGGCGCACCGCTTCTTCGCTCGGCTGGCATCGGAACTTGCCCTGGACGAACAGCTTCGCTGGGAGCGCGACGGGCACCGGATCTGGGTGCGTCTGCATGTGCAGGACATGCACTACTGGGTGGGGCTGCGTGGAACCTCGGCCATGAGCAGTACGCTGCCTTGGGCGCTGATCGGCCTGTTGTTAAGTGCGGCTACCCTTCCTGCTCTTGGGGCCTATCTGATCCACCGGCCGGTCGAACAGGCGCTGCGCCGGCTGGCGCGCGCTGCCGGCACCATCGAGCGCGGCGTTTGGCCCGAAGCGGTTCCCGTGAGCGGCCCGCGCGAGCTGGCAACAGTAGCGGAGGCGTTCAACCGGATGGCGTCGACGCTTGAAGATCTCGAAGCGACGCGCGCCGAAATGCTTGCGGGCATATCGCATGATATCCGCACGCCGCTGACCAAGCTGCGCATGGCCATCTTCGCGCCGGAGTCATTCGAGGCCCCGGCCGCCAGTGCGGAACGCTTTGTCGAGGAGATCGACACGATCGTCCAGCAGTTTATCGATTTCGCCCGTGGGTGGGATAGCGAACCGGCGACGCACGGCGATCTGAACGCGCTGATCGAACAGCTCGCCGCCGACTATGCAGGTCTCGGTCGCACGTTCGAACTGTCGCTCGCGGAATTGCCACCTGTTGCGTTCCGACCGGTCGGCATGCAGCGCCTGTTGATGAATCTGATGCAGAACGCGGTCGTGTACGGTCAGGTCGGGCTCGCAGTCCGGACTACCATGGACGCGCGAAGTGTCACGATTGCGGTTGAGGATCGGGGACCCGGCGTGCCTCAAGAGCTTCTGTCGTTGATAAAGCAACCATTCCGGCGCGGCTCTGAGGCGGATCGAAAGGGCGGGAGCGGCCTCGGCCTCGCGATAGCGGAGCACGTCGCACAGCAGCATGGCGGCACGCTCGATCTCTTCCAGAATGCGCCGTCCGGACTCAAGGCCGTGGTGCAAATTCCCATTCCTTAA
- a CDS encoding GntR family transcriptional regulator codes for MTITAKSRRSDAPAARTVERDRNVDQTLRSVADELEEQIVLGVLHPRERLVEDDLCERFNLKRHVARQVLAEVERRGLVERRKNVGALVKSYTPREVAELYALRELLEVDAARRIVFPVSREALDSLAAIQAEHDAAADVGDLRRVFRANMAFHHAFFALSESQVLTEAIREYERRTHAIRSVSIVFPQYLEKARAQHHQMIEALRTGDRESLIGLCREHLVPSRDAYLEAQHRRSFGYAAQKSETG; via the coding sequence ATGACCATCACTGCCAAGTCCAGACGCTCCGATGCCCCCGCAGCCAGGACGGTCGAGCGCGACCGTAATGTCGACCAGACCTTGCGCAGCGTCGCGGACGAACTCGAGGAACAGATCGTCCTCGGCGTTCTGCATCCGCGAGAACGGCTCGTGGAAGACGATTTGTGCGAGCGCTTCAACCTGAAGCGCCACGTGGCGCGGCAGGTGCTGGCGGAGGTGGAGCGGCGCGGGCTGGTCGAGCGCCGCAAGAATGTGGGCGCGCTGGTCAAGTCATACACGCCGCGCGAGGTCGCCGAGCTGTATGCGCTGCGCGAGCTGCTCGAGGTCGACGCGGCCAGGCGCATCGTGTTTCCGGTCAGCCGCGAGGCGCTCGATTCGTTGGCGGCCATCCAGGCGGAGCACGACGCAGCGGCCGACGTCGGCGATCTGCGGCGCGTGTTCCGCGCGAACATGGCGTTCCACCATGCGTTCTTTGCGTTGTCGGAAAGCCAGGTCCTGACCGAGGCCATTCGGGAGTATGAGCGCAGGACGCATGCCATCCGCTCGGTATCGATCGTGTTTCCGCAGTATCTGGAGAAGGCGCGCGCGCAGCATCACCAGATGATCGAGGCGCTGCGCACCGGCGACCGCGAATCGTTGATCGGGTTGTGCCGGGAGCATCTGGTGCCGTCCCGCGACGCTTATCTCGAAGCGCAACACCGCCGCTCGTTCGGCTACGCCGCACAGAAAAGCGAAACCGGTTAA
- a CDS encoding LacI family DNA-binding transcriptional regulator, translating to MNTELKKRASRRKSNAISVMDVARAAGVSTATVSRVLNGNGTVAPALQDRVREIAQKLGYTPHAAARALASQRSKTIGAVIPSLENQNFALGVFALQKRIGEAGYTLLLACSYYDQEDELKQVRALIADGVAGLMLVGRSHSPALYELLAKEQIPLVNGWTVDQHHPYVGFDNIAVGRRIAEYLLDLGHVHFGMITQMTQHSDRAADRIIGVRSALQARGLELRHEHLIEMPHKIIEGQMAMRALMQGPVRPTAVICGTDLLAVGALAEAHEAGIDIPGELSIAGINDIEFASFTTPPLTTMRLPAEEIGARSAEYLLAHIEGRPVSSQNIVPTDLIVRGTTGRAPAKG from the coding sequence TTGAACACAGAACTAAAGAAGAGGGCGTCGCGCCGAAAGTCCAATGCGATTTCCGTCATGGACGTCGCGCGTGCCGCCGGGGTATCCACGGCGACCGTGTCGCGTGTCCTTAATGGCAACGGCACGGTCGCTCCGGCATTGCAGGACCGGGTGCGCGAGATCGCGCAAAAACTTGGCTACACACCGCACGCTGCTGCGCGGGCGCTCGCCTCGCAGCGCTCGAAGACCATCGGCGCGGTGATTCCCTCGCTCGAGAACCAGAACTTCGCGCTGGGCGTATTCGCCCTTCAAAAACGTATCGGCGAAGCAGGTTATACGCTGCTTCTGGCGTGCTCGTACTACGACCAGGAGGACGAACTCAAACAGGTCCGTGCGCTGATCGCCGATGGCGTTGCCGGACTGATGCTGGTCGGCCGCAGTCATTCGCCCGCGTTGTACGAACTGCTCGCGAAGGAGCAGATTCCGCTGGTCAACGGCTGGACCGTCGATCAGCATCATCCGTACGTTGGGTTCGACAATATCGCGGTGGGGCGGCGGATCGCGGAATATCTGCTCGATCTCGGGCACGTGCATTTCGGCATGATCACCCAGATGACCCAGCACAGCGATCGCGCAGCCGATCGGATCATCGGCGTGCGCAGTGCCTTGCAGGCGCGCGGACTTGAGTTGCGTCACGAGCATCTGATCGAGATGCCGCACAAGATCATTGAAGGGCAGATGGCCATGCGTGCGCTGATGCAGGGGCCGGTCCGGCCGACTGCCGTCATTTGCGGCACCGACCTGCTTGCCGTGGGAGCGCTTGCCGAAGCGCACGAGGCGGGCATAGACATCCCGGGCGAACTGTCGATTGCCGGTATCAACGACATCGAGTTCGCCAGTTTCACGACGCCGCCGCTCACCACCATGCGCCTGCCCGCGGAAGAAATCGGCGCGCGCAGCGCCGAATACCTGCTCGCCCATATAGAAGGACGGCCGGTCAGCTCGCAGAACATCGTGCCCACCGACCTGATCGTGCGTGGCACGACGGGCCGTGCGCCGGCCAAGGGTTAA
- a CDS encoding MFS transporter has protein sequence MNQRWFRLLPVMMITFIIAFMDRTNIGFAIPMMGKELSITASVLGFASGVLFFGYGMSQTLCGWLADKGHGRALVAVLMVLWGLTEMSQGFVHSASQLVIVRFAIGLFEGGVFPTFLLFVKNWFAPSERARANGIWQLCYPLAAVISGPIAGYILGAHDWRSLFVIEGIFPLVWVFVWLWGVADSPRHAKWLSQADREQLIEKIDTENRLHVERGAPTVPASFGSQMRRLPVLLFTASILCGT, from the coding sequence ATGAACCAGCGTTGGTTTCGCTTACTGCCTGTGATGATGATCACGTTCATCATTGCATTCATGGACCGCACGAACATCGGTTTCGCAATACCGATGATGGGCAAGGAGCTGAGCATAACGGCCTCGGTCCTTGGGTTCGCCTCCGGGGTGCTGTTCTTCGGCTATGGCATGTCGCAGACGCTATGCGGCTGGCTCGCGGACAAAGGGCATGGCCGGGCGCTGGTCGCCGTCCTCATGGTGCTCTGGGGCCTGACCGAGATGTCGCAGGGCTTCGTTCATTCCGCAAGCCAACTTGTCATCGTGCGCTTCGCCATCGGTTTGTTCGAAGGCGGCGTGTTCCCGACTTTCCTGCTGTTCGTGAAGAACTGGTTTGCCCCCTCCGAGCGGGCGCGCGCGAATGGTATCTGGCAGCTTTGCTATCCGCTGGCCGCGGTCATAAGCGGTCCTATCGCCGGCTATATCCTGGGTGCGCACGACTGGCGCTCGCTGTTTGTTATCGAAGGCATCTTCCCGCTCGTCTGGGTGTTTGTCTGGTTGTGGGGCGTGGCCGACTCCCCGCGCCATGCGAAGTGGCTGAGTCAGGCCGACCGCGAGCAGCTCATCGAAAAGATCGATACCGAAAACAGGCTGCACGTCGAAAGAGGAGCCCCGACCGTCCCTGCCTCATTCGGTTCGCAGATGCGGCGTTTGCCCGTGCTGCTATTCACCGCATCGATCCTTTGTGGAACGTAG
- a CDS encoding fumarylacetoacetate hydrolase family protein, with product MIEYAVAPSPITSVAVGGSTSRFPVRRVFCVGRNYAEHAREMGANPDRDPPFFFSKPADAVVPASGMLPYPPLTSDLHHEVELVIAVGKQGRAISVEHALDFVWGDGVGVDLTRRDLQATAKKLSRPWDCAMSFDASAPVSEIKPASDIGHPASGRIWLAVNGEAHQQGDLADMIWPVADIISYVSQGVTVKPGDLIFSGTPAGVGALQPGDKVTVGVEGVAEFSFEVGLRGE from the coding sequence ATGATTGAATACGCTGTAGCACCATCCCCAATTACCTCCGTTGCTGTCGGCGGCTCCACGAGCCGCTTCCCCGTGCGCCGCGTGTTCTGCGTGGGACGAAACTATGCCGAGCATGCGCGCGAAATGGGTGCCAACCCGGATCGCGATCCTCCTTTCTTTTTTTCCAAGCCTGCCGATGCGGTTGTGCCGGCATCCGGCATGCTTCCATACCCGCCACTTACCTCCGACCTCCACCATGAGGTCGAACTCGTGATCGCGGTCGGCAAGCAAGGACGAGCAATTTCCGTTGAACACGCGCTCGACTTTGTGTGGGGCGACGGCGTCGGTGTCGATCTGACTCGGCGCGATCTGCAGGCGACGGCAAAGAAACTAAGCCGCCCGTGGGACTGCGCAATGAGCTTCGACGCGTCCGCGCCCGTGAGCGAGATCAAGCCGGCGTCCGACATCGGTCACCCGGCCAGCGGCAGAATCTGGTTGGCAGTTAATGGCGAGGCCCATCAGCAAGGCGATCTCGCCGATATGATCTGGCCTGTTGCAGATATCATCAGTTACGTGTCGCAAGGCGTGACTGTCAAGCCGGGAGATCTGATCTTCAGCGGAACGCCCGCGGGCGTTGGCGCGCTGCAGCCAGGCGACAAGGTCACCGTTGGAGTGGAGGGCGTCGCAGAGTTCAGTTTCGAAGTGGGCCTGCGAGGCGAATGA
- a CDS encoding IlvD/Edd family dehydratase — MSEKKSGLRQGLTNYGDEGFSLFLRKAFIKGAGYTDDALSRPIVAIANTGSAYNPCHGNAPQLIEAVKRGVMLAGGLPVEFPTISIAESFSHPTSMYLRNLMSMDTEEMIRAQPMDAVVLIGGCDKTVPAQLMGAAAAGVPAIQLVTGAMLTGSHRGERVGACTDCRRFWASFRGDQIDAAEIEAVNNQLVATVGTCSVMGTASTMACIAEALGIMLPGGASAPAVTADRIRIAERTGAQAVAMIGRDLSPTAILTPKAIENALRVLLAIGGSTNGIIHLTAIAGRLGIRIDLAQLDQMARETPVLVDLKPSGQHYMEDLHRAGGLTTVMREIKGLLHLDALTVTGRTLGEELDAAPASFPQDVVRPFERPIYPQGGIAVLRGNLAPGGAIIKQSAATACLMEHEGRAVVFEDAEDLARRIDDPDLEVEAHDVLVLKRIGPVGAPGMPEAGYIPIPRKLGRQGVKDMVRISDGRMSGTASGTVVLHVTPEAAIGGPLAIVRTGDRIRLSVADRSIELALSDEEIAARLAALPARQADPDERGYRKLFLTTITQADEGCDFDFLQATRVTATVPGDGSKI, encoded by the coding sequence ATGAGCGAGAAGAAAAGCGGTTTGCGGCAGGGCCTGACGAACTACGGCGATGAGGGTTTCTCGCTGTTCCTGCGCAAGGCGTTCATCAAGGGCGCGGGCTATACCGACGACGCGTTATCGCGTCCGATCGTGGCGATCGCGAACACCGGCAGTGCCTACAACCCGTGCCACGGCAACGCGCCGCAATTGATCGAGGCGGTAAAACGCGGCGTGATGCTGGCTGGCGGGCTGCCGGTCGAATTTCCGACGATCTCGATCGCCGAGAGCTTTTCGCATCCGACCAGCATGTACCTGCGCAATCTGATGTCGATGGACACGGAGGAGATGATCCGCGCCCAGCCGATGGATGCGGTGGTGCTGATCGGCGGCTGCGACAAAACCGTCCCGGCCCAGTTGATGGGGGCGGCGGCGGCGGGCGTTCCCGCCATTCAACTGGTGACGGGCGCCATGCTTACGGGCTCGCATCGGGGCGAGCGGGTTGGGGCGTGTACGGACTGCCGTCGCTTCTGGGCGAGCTTTCGCGGCGACCAGATCGACGCGGCCGAGATCGAAGCGGTCAACAACCAGCTCGTCGCGACGGTCGGGACCTGTTCGGTGATGGGAACGGCCAGCACAATGGCCTGCATTGCGGAAGCCTTGGGCATCATGCTGCCCGGCGGCGCGTCCGCGCCTGCCGTAACCGCCGATCGCATCCGCATTGCGGAGCGCACCGGCGCTCAGGCCGTGGCGATGATCGGGCGGGACCTCAGCCCAACGGCGATCCTGACGCCCAAGGCAATCGAAAACGCGTTGCGGGTGCTGCTCGCGATTGGCGGCTCGACCAACGGCATCATTCACCTCACGGCAATTGCGGGCCGACTCGGGATTCGCATCGACCTTGCGCAGCTTGACCAGATGGCGCGCGAGACGCCTGTGCTGGTCGATCTGAAGCCGTCGGGTCAGCACTATATGGAAGACCTGCATCGCGCCGGCGGTTTGACGACCGTCATGCGCGAGATCAAGGGCCTGTTGCATCTCGATGCGCTCACCGTGACCGGCCGCACGCTCGGCGAAGAGCTCGATGCCGCGCCCGCCAGCTTCCCGCAAGACGTGGTCCGTCCGTTCGAGCGCCCGATTTACCCGCAAGGCGGGATTGCCGTGTTGCGTGGCAATCTTGCGCCAGGCGGCGCGATCATCAAGCAGTCGGCCGCAACCGCCTGCCTGATGGAACACGAAGGCCGCGCCGTCGTCTTTGAGGATGCGGAAGATCTGGCCCGCCGTATCGACGACCCTGATCTGGAGGTGGAAGCGCACGACGTACTCGTGCTCAAGCGGATCGGACCGGTGGGTGCGCCGGGCATGCCGGAAGCGGGCTACATTCCCATTCCGCGCAAACTCGGCCGCCAGGGAGTCAAGGATATGGTGCGCATTTCGGACGGCCGCATGAGCGGCACGGCGTCCGGTACGGTGGTGCTGCACGTCACGCCGGAAGCCGCGATCGGCGGTCCGCTTGCAATCGTGCGGACCGGCGACCGGATTCGCCTGAGCGTGGCAGACCGTTCGATCGAACTGGCGCTTAGCGACGAGGAAATTGCCGCGCGTCTAGCCGCCTTGCCGGCGCGCCAGGCCGATCCCGACGAGCGGGGGTATCGCAAGCTTTTCCTGACCACGATCACTCAGGCCGACGAGGGCTGCGACTTCGACTTTCTACAGGCGACCCGCGTCACCGCGACGGTTCCAGGCGATGGAAGCAAGATTTAA
- a CDS encoding MFS transporter — protein MWNVGFLGFVIWLPSVIHQQQGLTQTDIGWLSAIPYACAIVVMQVLTYWSDRTLDRRLFSALPLAVSGAALIIGGLSYGSNTFVVNMGLLVIAGATLYGSQPVLWSIATEILPSSVTGSVSGTINAVGVLGAFAGPYLIGYVRAVTQSFSAGLLVMGGSLIGTCVLVIANQGSRQAPNASRQFGDA, from the coding sequence TTGTGGAACGTAGGTTTCCTCGGCTTCGTCATCTGGCTGCCGAGCGTGATCCATCAGCAGCAGGGCTTGACGCAAACCGACATCGGCTGGCTCAGCGCGATTCCTTATGCATGCGCGATTGTCGTCATGCAGGTCCTGACTTACTGGTCAGACCGTACGCTGGATCGTCGGCTTTTCTCCGCGCTTCCGCTCGCCGTGTCAGGCGCGGCGCTAATAATCGGAGGGTTGAGCTATGGCAGTAATACGTTCGTCGTTAACATGGGACTGCTGGTGATCGCAGGCGCGACGCTATACGGTTCACAACCGGTACTGTGGTCGATCGCCACTGAGATCCTGCCGAGCAGCGTGACTGGCTCAGTCAGCGGAACAATCAATGCGGTTGGCGTTCTGGGTGCGTTTGCCGGTCCCTATCTAATTGGCTATGTCCGCGCAGTCACGCAGTCGTTTTCCGCAGGTTTGCTGGTCATGGGCGGTAGCCTGATCGGGACGTGCGTTTTAGTGATTGCTAATCAAGGAAGCCGGCAGGCCCCGAACGCCAGCCGTCAATTCGGGGATGCTTAA
- a CDS encoding NAD(P)-dependent oxidoreductase has product MTRVLITGAAGHIGRVLRAGFQGHYALRLADIAPQAEAQAGEDIVTADITRLEDLLPIMEGVDVVVHLAGIPDEAPWERIRDMNIEGCYNVFEAARRAGVKRVVFASSNHAVGFHRRDRMIDNTVEPRPDSRYGISKVFGEALGRMYADKHGMSVACIRIGSFRPDDRPTAPRHLFTWISHRDMVQVARRCIDYPDYHFAVVYGVSANARNRWDNANVRFLGFEPEDDAELHTAEIAATGQVEDTRETLFHGGFGCLVEFDGDPQQID; this is encoded by the coding sequence ATGACTCGAGTACTGATTACCGGCGCGGCCGGTCACATCGGACGCGTACTGCGCGCCGGTTTCCAGGGCCACTATGCGTTGCGCCTCGCCGATATTGCGCCGCAAGCCGAGGCGCAGGCGGGCGAGGATATCGTGACCGCGGACATCACGCGGCTGGAAGATCTTCTGCCAATTATGGAAGGCGTGGACGTCGTCGTGCATCTGGCCGGCATTCCGGACGAGGCGCCCTGGGAGCGCATCCGCGACATGAACATCGAAGGCTGCTACAACGTTTTCGAAGCGGCGCGTCGAGCGGGCGTCAAGCGCGTGGTGTTCGCAAGCTCGAACCACGCGGTGGGTTTTCATCGTCGCGACCGGATGATCGATAACACCGTCGAGCCGCGCCCGGATAGCCGCTACGGCATCTCGAAGGTGTTCGGCGAGGCGCTTGGCCGGATGTACGCCGACAAGCATGGCATGTCCGTTGCGTGCATCCGTATTGGCTCGTTCCGCCCGGATGACCGGCCTACCGCACCGCGGCACCTCTTCACATGGATCAGCCATCGCGATATGGTGCAGGTGGCGCGCCGTTGTATCGACTACCCGGACTACCATTTCGCAGTCGTGTATGGCGTCTCCGCTAACGCGCGCAATCGCTGGGACAACGCCAACGTGCGTTTTCTCGGGTTCGAGCCGGAAGACGACGCCGAACTGCACACGGCGGAGATCGCCGCAACAGGACAGGTGGAAGATACGCGCGAGACGCTTTTTCATGGCGGCTTTGGCTGTCTCGTTGAATTCGACGGCGATCCGCAGCAGATCGACTAA
- a CDS encoding N-acyl homoserine lactonase family protein, with product MIESTKRLPEQVNEFTIHPLYCGTIRNHERSGFLYRTDCGGARLNAPCIAWLLRGQTEILLVDTGPGTRTRAGRFYTDDENREDLLLDELLRLDVDPSSLTRVILTHLHNDHVGGAPLLQNARFYVQKAELTEAVWPVPFQRPIYETNQRGKVPAWIAILDRMEVLEGDTEIVPGVRALLLPGHTAGSQGVLINTLQTPGCAWRYGIAGA from the coding sequence ATGATCGAATCCACCAAACGTCTGCCTGAGCAGGTAAACGAATTTACGATCCACCCGCTTTATTGCGGCACTATCCGCAATCACGAACGGTCGGGCTTCTTGTATCGCACGGATTGCGGCGGCGCGCGGCTGAATGCTCCGTGTATCGCGTGGTTGCTGCGCGGTCAGACCGAAATACTGCTTGTGGACACAGGACCGGGCACCCGGACCCGGGCAGGACGCTTCTATACCGACGATGAGAACCGCGAGGATCTTCTGCTCGACGAGCTTCTCCGTCTGGACGTAGATCCGTCCAGCTTGACGCGCGTGATACTGACGCATCTGCACAACGACCATGTAGGGGGCGCGCCGCTCCTGCAGAACGCTCGTTTTTATGTGCAGAAGGCGGAGCTCACGGAAGCGGTGTGGCCTGTCCCTTTTCAACGGCCCATTTACGAGACTAACCAGCGCGGCAAGGTGCCTGCCTGGATCGCAATCCTGGACCGCATGGAAGTGCTCGAAGGGGACACGGAGATCGTGCCCGGCGTGCGCGCTTTGCTTCTTCCGGGGCATACCGCGGGTTCACAGGGCGTCCTCATCAATACCCTTCAAACGCCTGGCTGCGCTTGGCGCTACGGTATTGCCGGCGCATGA